One stretch of Clavelina lepadiformis chromosome 6, kaClaLepa1.1, whole genome shotgun sequence DNA includes these proteins:
- the LOC143461833 gene encoding dynein regulatory complex subunit 7-like, translating into MDIIPEDGLEETQEEVKDLEEKLNGIQLETISVTVIKQPAIDKPDFSEYPESYKENTNKEKLILAYAENFRRQYVHLFRDRKPLFLNPLNECGIEKFVCTTLRPTLLPFKELYHWLGCAEFVSDYITMDQLDPPAELPLQLHSPSTILERQLGNCFDFSNILCSLLLGAGYDAYVVSGYATKEVCLSDESRDICPLLNTKPEVKKEEDKKAAGKYSVKPPRDLRSKFIIKMEARRKKEEEDQKDKERMEEEARVAELEKPPPDLLYGLRIHSWVLIRGGKREVPEDFFIEPFTGRSYSPQNQSFLGIESIWNHNNYWANMQDCSNGCKDMSFDLNDTTKWEYMLVGADRSTLDIPNVEEELYDLEDDEKDNEDDKHLDMPAPWVRPINVTEKQNETRCPSGKKTILYKKAKLEKYSNYLMKDGLVKRLSVYENNELTTLKKVQEWFGNREDKLTMRLHESGVVTEDFVEGRQRSLKQHVYKANFPGSETDRTMTFYDNARVDGLSKRDESAIEMTEHFINRDDFLYYRHVLFDKRQKKVAPATAEGLPRPILKITEKFHRNKELPANDDIAEQMFILSEDKVQITYHRENANISASTRDFFKPPNAEEKGGNLQWAPDMTSTFQVNQHKLPTKNLTVYEDLIRLIQVEQSSIQAVRNSEEEVREILADRQKEEIASELAISVYDTERNEKAKKHRKELERLAMEEKLRRQEMEMDYLAPFLAQIGNPEKISRNQAFKLKEDCLSDLKQRLIDKANLIQLRFERETSELHKKQLEYQQKQVVMTKEDEEQYFNYCSEAMFRIHILELRLNRHKQMAPHKYMQLEQKLRQDPRLSVYF; encoded by the exons atggaTATAATTCCTGAGGATGGTTTGGAAGAAACTCAAGAAGAAGTAAAAGATttagaagaaaaattaaatggCATACAACTTGAAACAATATCGGTTACAGTCATTAA gCAACCTGCTATTGACAAACCTGATTTTTCGGAATACCCTGAGTCATACAaggaaaacacaaacaaagaaaagcttaTCCTAGCATATGCTGAAAATTTTAGGAGGCAATACGTGCATCTTTTTCGTGACAGAAAACCCTTGTTTCTTAATCCACTAAATGAATGTGGAATAGAG AAATTTGTATGTACAACCCTTCGTCCAACATTGCTCCCATTCAAGGAGCTCTATCATTGGCTAGGATGTGCAGAATTTGTATCAGATTACATCACAATGGACCAACTTGATCCTCCAGCAGAGCTACCTCTTCAATTGCATTCTCCCAGCACGATACTAGAAAGGCAACTAG GGAACTGCTTCGACTTTAGCAACATACTTTGCTCACTTTTGCTTGGAGCTGGGTATGATGCATATGTTGTCAGTGGTTATGCAACCAAAGAAGTATGTTTAAGTGACGAAAGTCGTGACATTTGCCCTTTGCTAAACACAAAACCAGAG GTAAAGAAAGAAGAAGACAAAAAAGCTGCAGGCAAGTATTCAGTAAAACCTCCACGTGATTTACGAAGCAAGTTCATCATTAAAATGGAAGCACGGAgaaaaaaagaagaagaagatcAAAAAGACAAAGAAAGGATGGAGGAGGAAGCAAGAGTTGCA GAGCTTGAGAAACCTCCTCCAGACCTTCTTTATGGATTACGCATCCACTCATGGGTGCTAATACGAGGAGGAAAAAGAGAGGTTCCGGAAGATTTTTTCATTGAACCATTTACAG GTCGATCATATTCTCCACAGAACCAAAGCTTTCTTGGTATAGAAAGTATTTGGAATCACAATAACTATTGGGCAAACATGCAAGATTGCTCCAATGGATGCAAG GATATGTCATTTGATTTGAATGACACCACAAAATGGGAGTACATGTTGGTTGGCGCTGATCGATCAACATTGGATATTCCAAATGTAGAGGAAGAATTATACGATcttgaagatgatgaaaaagACAACGAAGATGACAAGCACTTGGACATGCCTGCACCTTGGGTTCGGCCGATCAACgtaacagaaaaacaaaacgagACAAG atGTCCATCTGGAAAGAAAACCATTTTGTATAAAAAGGCAAAATTGGAAAAGTATTCCAATTACTTAATGAAAGATGGATTGGTGAAGAGGCTTTCGGTGTATGAAAACAATGAAT TAACGACCTTGAAAAAAGTTCAAGAATGGTTCGGCAACCGTGAAGACAAACTCACAATGCGTTTGCATGAGAGTGGAGTTGTAACAGAGGATTTCGTGGAGGGTAGACAGAGATCTCTGAAACAACATGTTtataaagcaaactttccagggTCGGAAACCGACAGAACTATGACTTTTTATGATAATGCAAG GGTAGATGGTTTAAGTAAACGAGATGAATCTGCCATAGAAATGACTGAGCATTTTATAAACCGCGATGACTTCCTTTATTATCGCcatgttttatttgataaaCGTCAGAAAAAGGTTGCTCCAGCCACTGCTGAAGGCCTACCTCGACCAATTCTG AAAATCACAGAAAAATTTCACCGAAACAAAGAATTACCTGCCAACGATGACATTGCAGAACAAATGTTTATTCTATCAGAGGATAAAGTCCAAATTACCTACCACAGGGAAAATGCCAACATCAGTGCATCCACCAGGGATTTTTTCAAGCCTCCTAATGCAGAAGAAAAGGGAGGAAATTTGCAATGGGCTCCAGATATGACAAGCACCTTTCAG GTTAATCAACACAAACTTCCAACTAAAAACCTGACTGTGTATGAAGACTTAATACGTCTAATTCAGGTTGAGCAATCAAGTATACAG GCGGTCCGGAACTCAGAAGAAGAAGTTCGAGAGATCCTTGCTGACAGACAAAAAGAAGAGATTGCATCTGAGCTTGCTATATCTGTTTATGACActgaaagaaatgaaaaagcaaagaaacacAGAAAAGAACTG GAACGCTTGGCTATGGAAGAAAAGCTTCGCCGCCAAGAGATGGAGATGGATTATCTTGCACCCTTCCTTGCTCAGATCGGTAATCCGGAAAAGATTAGTAGGAATCAAGCATTCAAACTGAAAGAAGATTGTCTTTCTGATCTCAAACAGAGACTCATTGACAAAGCAAATTTGATCCAGCTGCGATTTGAGAGG GAAACATCTGAACTTCACAAAAAGCAGCTTGAATACCAGCAGAAGCAGGTTGTAATGACAAAGGAAGATGAAgaacaatatttcaattacTGCTCTGAGGCGATGTTCAGAATACATATCTTGGAGTTGCGTTTAAATAG GCACAAGCAAATGGCGCCACATAAATACATGCAACTGGAACAAAAATTACGACAAGATCCCCGGCTCTCAGtctatttttaa
- the LOC143462586 gene encoding 4-galactosyl-N-acetylglucosaminide 3-alpha-L-fucosyltransferase FUT6-like isoform X2 yields MFIQRLITCFLNTKKICSISFFIGLCGVTVLYLGFLTQFSKNYKKTTESVTVLQHVFRGIKEKNDYYQKRKNFNITRQFMRLKAKAADIDKEITTFRTGTIPIQTTRAPIVLISDVPIILLWNNPFNDFSMVLEFLQESIDIEKYRKDINIDTHLCGKCRITLDRNQLQKSDAVVFHLPQLDKDDLPPRTTRRNDQLYVWWAQESSASSQAHLRRLDYFNLTMTVRRSSDVYSPYATLDWVLKLIWLAVWVVSNCGNTPSSSLRFAYADKLQDGGLQIDKFGRCSGYNFPIRSRYDPAYFEVLSRYKFYFAFENSYHCKDYATEKLWLNALYSGAIPVIFGPDRRDIEAVLPSKTFIHAEDFQSPSSLVRYLLYLDKNATAYAEYHEWRTWVRYFDEKGELSPKKTNKDLEALSVGQQALVKKYAMTKAAGFCALCKRVTDTPANNSVFIHDVGQWWRNDNEECLNTEIAWRMLEL; encoded by the exons ATGTTTATACAGCGGCTGATAACTTGTTTCCTGAATACCAAGAAGATATGTTCGATAAGCTTTTTTATTGGGCTCTGTGGAGTTACTGTGCTTTATCTTGGTTTTCTGACgcaattttctaaaaattataAGAAAACAACGGAGTCTGTTACAGTTTTGCAGCATGTGTTTCGTGGaataaaagagaaaaacgatTATTATCAGAAGAGGAAAAACTTCAATATTACTCGCCAATTTATGCG atTGAAAGCAAAGGCTGCTGACATTGATAAAGAAATCACAACATTTCGTACGGGAACAATTCCGATTCAAACGACGCGTGCTCCAATTGTTCTAATCAGTGATGTTCCCATAATATTGTTATGGAACAACCCCTTCAACGATTTTAGCATGGTGTTAGAATTCCTTCAAGAGAGTATTGACATCGAAAAGTATCGTAA GGATATTAACATCGACACTCACCTGTGCGGAAAGTGCCGAATCACCTTGGATAGGAATCAACTTCAGAAAAGTGATGCAGTAGTCTTTCACCTGCCCCAGCTTGACAAAGACGACCTTCCACCACGAACCACAAG AAGGAATGACCAGCTCTACGTCTGGTGGGCGCAGGAGAGTAGTGCCAGCAGTCAAGCTCACCTCCGGAGATTGGATTACTTCAACCTGACTATGACTGTTAGAAGATCTTCGGATGTCTATTCCCCCTATGCTACCTTAGACTGGGTTTTGAAATTGATCTG GCTGGCAGTTTGGGTGGTGAGCAACTGTGGTAATACTCCCTCGTCAAGCCTTCGATTTGCCTATGCCGATAAACTCCAGGATGGCGGTTTGCAAATTGATAAATTTGGTCGTTGTTCAGGGTACAATTTCCCTATTAGAAGTAGATATGACCCGGCCTACTTTGAAGTTTTAAGCAG ATACAAGTTTTATTTCGCATTTGAAAACAGTTACCATTGCAAAGATTACGCGACTGAAAAACTCTGGCTCAATGCGTTATACAGCGGAGCTATTCCCGTTATCTTTGGCCCTGACAGGCGTGACATAGAGGCAGTTCTGCCTTCGAAGACATTTATTCATGCTGAAGACTTTCAGAGCCCTTCATCACTGGTCCGCTATCTACTGTACTTGGACAAAAACGCCACGGCTTATGCAGAATATCATGAATGGAGAACTTGGGTGCGATATTTCGACGAAAAAGGAGAACTAAGCCCGAAAAAGACCAATAAGGATTTGGAAGCTTTAAGTGTGGGGCAGCAGGCGCTCGTTAAAAAATACGCTATGACCAAAGCAGCAGGTTTTTGCGCATTGTGCAAGAGAGTTACTGACACTCCTGCAAACAATTCAGTTTTCATTCACGATGTTGGACAATGGTGGAGAAATGACAACGAAGAATGTTTGAACACCGAAATCGCTTGGCGTATGTTGGAATTATAG
- the LOC143462587 gene encoding uncharacterized protein LOC143462587, protein MVVMSKQKPEFLAAAEKTPEHEIEVKEFDEKATSVVGQAATLYNFGYTAKEVIEKFQLFCYNYSTLGDAIYALLKRDKLLKKKYRFITTPVTYQMLARPTLQDRPSAVRSAMLAMHKYTKDGRYKSVADAIEELLFGPEAKKMASVGMNTTMHGDETSSGFQYTMLSDVEQEALCKIADVVFVRLSTMENEKTRRSKKPTTSKKSNSPSGKVHTSPSSKSDNFVAAQSKQYSLQRDPDYSPTGQKQLVWQKTMKVKSESDDSGTSPRDVTHLHNPFVEPFILPPDIEMLTPLKRLISGYEVPDVTTSKIKEAVLQYNENSDKTLFMLNCFDLLPNNIAMFYSGTDSISDFYFNTPSYDENEMDTT, encoded by the coding sequence ATGGTCGTCATGAGTAAACAGAAACCGGAATTTTTGGCTGCAGCTGAAAAAACTCCAGAACATGAAATAGAAGTTAAAGAATTTGATGAGAAAGCAACATCTGTTGTTGGACAGGCAGCCACACTTTATAATTTTGGTTACACAGCAAAGGaagttattgaaaaatttcagTTGTTCTGCTATAATTATTCCACCTTAGGAGATGCAATATATGCTCTTCTGAAGAGAGACAAACTGTTGAAAAAAAAGTATAGATTTATCACAACACCAGTAACTTATCAAATGCTCGCCCGCCCCACATTGCAAGATAGACCATCAGCAGTGCGATCGGCAATGCTAGCCATGCATAAGTACACCAAAGACGGAAGGTATAAGTCTGTGGCAGATGCAATTGAAGAACTTCTTTTTGGCCCCGAGGCAAAGAAAATGGCATCAGTAGGCATGAACACCACCATGCATGGTGATGAAACATCTTCCGGGTTTCAGTATACAATGTTAAGTGATGTTGAGCAAGAAGCATTGTGTAAAATTGCTGACGTGGTATTTGTTCGTCTTTCAACAATGGAAAATGAAAAGACAAGACGTTCCAAAAAGCCTACCACCTCCAAAAAGTCAAATTCCCCATCAGGTAAAGTTCACACAAGTCCATCAAGCAAAAGTGACAATTTTGTAGCGGCTCAAAGCAAGCAGTACAGTTTACAAAGGGATCCTGATTATTCCCCAACAGGACAAAAGCAATTAGTTTGGCAGAAAACAATGAAGGTGAAAAGTGAATCTGATGATTCTGGTACATCCCCTAGGGATGTCACCCATCTTCACAACCCATTTGTTGAACCATTTATATTACCACCTGATATTGAAATGTTAACTCCTTTAAAAAGACTTATTTCTGGTTATGAAGTTCCAGATGTAACCACCAGTAAGATAAAAGAAGCAGTTTTGCAATATAATGAAAATTCGGACAAAACGCTATTCATGCTTAATTGCTTTGATCTTCTTCCCAACAACATTGCCATGTTCTATTCCGGGACAGATTCTATTTCTgacttttatttcaatactCCTTCATACGATGAAAATGAAATGGACACAACAtga
- the LOC143462586 gene encoding uncharacterized protein LOC143462586 isoform X1: MFIQRLITCFLNTKKICSISFFIGLCGVTVLYLGFLTQFSKNYKKTTESVTVLQHVFRGIKEKNDYYQKRKNFNITRQFMRLKAKAADIDKEITTFRTGTIPIQTTRAPIVLISDVPIILLWNNPFNDFSMVLEFLQESIDIEKYRKDINIDTHLCGKCRITLDRNQLQKSDAVVFHLPQLDKDDLPPRTTRRNDQLYVWWAQESSASSQAHLRRLDYFNLTMTVRRSSDVYSPYATLDWVLKLIWHKERHKDIVKNIAKFKNVRLTRPNELKAVISSLPYISHAKKYKVSSALTPQIRDLLAKKIGLAVWVVSNCGNTPSSSLRFAYADKLQDGGLQIDKFGRCSGYNFPIRSRYDPAYFEVLSRYKFYFAFENSYHCKDYATEKLWLNALYSGAIPVIFGPDRRDIEAVLPSKTFIHAEDFQSPSSLVRYLLYLDKNATAYAEYHEWRTWVRYFDEKGELSPKKTNKDLEALSVGQQALVKKYAMTKAAGFCALCKRVTDTPANNSVFIHDVGQWWRNDNEECLNTEIAWRMLEL; the protein is encoded by the exons ATGTTTATACAGCGGCTGATAACTTGTTTCCTGAATACCAAGAAGATATGTTCGATAAGCTTTTTTATTGGGCTCTGTGGAGTTACTGTGCTTTATCTTGGTTTTCTGACgcaattttctaaaaattataAGAAAACAACGGAGTCTGTTACAGTTTTGCAGCATGTGTTTCGTGGaataaaagagaaaaacgatTATTATCAGAAGAGGAAAAACTTCAATATTACTCGCCAATTTATGCG atTGAAAGCAAAGGCTGCTGACATTGATAAAGAAATCACAACATTTCGTACGGGAACAATTCCGATTCAAACGACGCGTGCTCCAATTGTTCTAATCAGTGATGTTCCCATAATATTGTTATGGAACAACCCCTTCAACGATTTTAGCATGGTGTTAGAATTCCTTCAAGAGAGTATTGACATCGAAAAGTATCGTAA GGATATTAACATCGACACTCACCTGTGCGGAAAGTGCCGAATCACCTTGGATAGGAATCAACTTCAGAAAAGTGATGCAGTAGTCTTTCACCTGCCCCAGCTTGACAAAGACGACCTTCCACCACGAACCACAAG AAGGAATGACCAGCTCTACGTCTGGTGGGCGCAGGAGAGTAGTGCCAGCAGTCAAGCTCACCTCCGGAGATTGGATTACTTCAACCTGACTATGACTGTTAGAAGATCTTCGGATGTCTATTCCCCCTATGCTACCTTAGACTGGGTTTTGAAATTGATCTG GCATAAAGAACGACACAAAGACATTgtcaaaaatattgcaaaatttaaaaacgtcCGTCTTACACGTCCAAATGAATTGAAAGCTGTCATTAGTTCCTTACCGTATATATCGCATGCAAAGAAATATAAAGTGTCGTCAGCATTGACTCCACAAATTCGGGATTTACTAGCGAAAAAAATTGG GCTGGCAGTTTGGGTGGTGAGCAACTGTGGTAATACTCCCTCGTCAAGCCTTCGATTTGCCTATGCCGATAAACTCCAGGATGGCGGTTTGCAAATTGATAAATTTGGTCGTTGTTCAGGGTACAATTTCCCTATTAGAAGTAGATATGACCCGGCCTACTTTGAAGTTTTAAGCAG ATACAAGTTTTATTTCGCATTTGAAAACAGTTACCATTGCAAAGATTACGCGACTGAAAAACTCTGGCTCAATGCGTTATACAGCGGAGCTATTCCCGTTATCTTTGGCCCTGACAGGCGTGACATAGAGGCAGTTCTGCCTTCGAAGACATTTATTCATGCTGAAGACTTTCAGAGCCCTTCATCACTGGTCCGCTATCTACTGTACTTGGACAAAAACGCCACGGCTTATGCAGAATATCATGAATGGAGAACTTGGGTGCGATATTTCGACGAAAAAGGAGAACTAAGCCCGAAAAAGACCAATAAGGATTTGGAAGCTTTAAGTGTGGGGCAGCAGGCGCTCGTTAAAAAATACGCTATGACCAAAGCAGCAGGTTTTTGCGCATTGTGCAAGAGAGTTACTGACACTCCTGCAAACAATTCAGTTTTCATTCACGATGTTGGACAATGGTGGAGAAATGACAACGAAGAATGTTTGAACACCGAAATCGCTTGGCGTATGTTGGAATTATAG
- the LOC143462585 gene encoding uncharacterized protein LOC143462585, with protein MTIRVFFPIHCLELPPGVIVGYYKPRINCYYVVNIVENYVAKRLEQYPTEKPECQELGIWCTSARNLESVNSAAKQNQWIVIYHYNSKLDLYLLQSKSNHDGPCPNTIYDTGIIYLYQRKVILSGCAITSWTLGNDDDAPLDITEENKLHESNTIGKIPGDSELVKLLYGALFHYQVTLMHLLENCTKSNFLQHGFDITSLVLLSLLNYLINALKSSVRLIQKMHKPLLFLIYPCQKVISLSSLGSHCILKSKLLNQITLSQQTKDNFNLRKSNLAAAFMLDLLLGLLIYYWFSMLDYNAWDYALEAVTLSVEFIGQEVKLLIKWLMGIPIGLKLNSPLNHFLGKFFLHHVQLWLEYIKLILETLSSQSSNFFMWPLYVSCCGLSFFLAFISDMISLLTFHTYCFYVYAARLYGLQVTALMSLWRLFRGKKWNPLRKRVDTLHQLPDIGNHRFFAGTLLFTILLFLLPTTALYYTIFTLLRIVTMTIQNTLFWMQQMLCYFPWCTAIVRTFNRYGFPQAARFDKISEVCANKDNTFLEQDKPLQVSFSDGVANVGKAIDKVEVLEVHLQHQSYCKAVVQSFNDLNMSHSRKFNIHDFLVSLLNGKLLTWS; from the exons ATGACAATTAGGGTATTTTTCCCAATACACTGCCTTGAGTTGCCACCTGGCGTCATTGTTGGTTACTACAAACCGCGTATTAACTGCTACTACGTGGTCAACATTGTAGAAAACTATGTGGCTAAAAGATTGGAACAGTACCCTACAGAAAAACCTGAATGTCAAGAACTGGGGATATGGTGTACAAGTGCAAGAAACCTTGAAAGTGTAAACTCAGCGGCGAAACAAAATCAATGGATTGTTATTTATCATTACAATTCTAAACTGGACCTGTATCTGCTACAGTCAAAATCAAATCATGACGGGCCCTGCCCAAATACAATCTATGATACTGGTATCATTTATCTGTATCAAAGAAAGGTTATTCTCTCTGGATGTGCAATCACATCATGGACGCTGGGGAATGATGATGATGCACCTCTTGATATTACAGAAGAAAACAAGTTACATGAATCCAACACGATAGGAAAGATCCCTGGTGATAGTGAATTGGTGAAGTTGCTCTATGGTGCATTGTTTCATTACCAAGTGACTTTAATGCATCTTTTAGAAAACTGTACCAAGTCAAATTTTCTACAACATGGTTTCGACATAACAAGTTTGGTTTTGCTGTCTTTGCtaaattatttgattaatGCCTTAAAATCTTCAGTGAGATTAATTCAGAAGATGCATAAGCCGTTACTTTTTCTCATCTATCCTTGTCAAAAGGTTATCTCATTGTCAAGTTTGGGGTCTCATTGTATATTAAAGTCCAAACTTTTAAACCAAATTACTTTATCCCAGCAGACCAAGGACAACTTTAATCTTCGAAAAAGCAATTTGGCGGCAGCTTTTATGCTCGATTTACTACTGGGCTTGCTAATTTATTATTGGTTTTCTATGCTAGATTACAATGCATGGGACTATGCTTTGGAGGCAGTAACTCTTTCAGTAGAATTTATTGGACAGGAG GTAAAGCTCTTGATTAAGTGGTTGATGGGGATACCTATTGGTCTCAAGCTCAATTCACCCTTGAATCATTTCCTTGGCAAATTTTTCTTGCATCATGTTCAGCTTTGGCTTGAGTATATTAAGTTGATACTGGAAACCTTGTCGTCTCAAAGTAGTAATTTCTTTATGTGGCCTTTGTATGTTTCATGCTGTGGACTTTCATTTTTCCTTGCATTTATTTCGGACATGATATCTCTTCTTACATTTCACACATACTGCTTTTATGTATATGCAGCAAGGTTATATGGGCTACAG GTAACTGCCCTGATGTCTTTGTGGAGATTGTTCAGAGGTAAGAAATGGAATCCACTTCGAAAACGTGTCGATACACTTCATCAGCTTCCAGATATTGGCAACCATCGCTTTTTTGCTGGCAcacttttatttacaatattGCTGTTTCTATTACCAACAACTGCATTGTACTATACAATATTTACACTGTTGAGAATAGTGACAATGACAATCCAAAATACTTTATTCTGGATGCAGCAAATGCTCTGTTATTTTCCATGGTGCACAGCCATTGTGCGAACATTCAACCGCTACGGTTTTCCACAAGCAGCaagatttgataaaatttcagAAGTTTGTGCAAATAAGGACAACACTTTCTTGGAGCAAGACAAGCCCCTACAAGTCAGTTTCTCGGATGGAGTGGCGAATGTTGGAAAAGCAATAGACAAAGTTGAAGTTTTAGAGGTACACCTGCAACATCAATCTTATTGCAAAGCTGTGGTGCAGAGCTTCAATGATCTCAACATGAGTCATTCTAGGAAATTTAACATTCATGATTTTCTGGTTTCTCTTTTAAACGGTAAGTTACTTACATGGAGTtga
- the LOC143461834 gene encoding putative palmitoyltransferase ZDHHC24: MDQKFLFALTKPGKNGGKFLHFTAVGYYFLLTFGVLFTCIHIVYPAITKNQDEKFWNIVYLSYIFFNMMGNYFMGLFFQSDLKTGIALADPPKSWIYCKECKQHSPPRSHHCSICNACILKHDHHCFFLCQCVGLKNQRYFIIYNFYVAIGSVFAARWLLLYLAEYYIPLQWTLYSIFSYFFPGFLYNWLFTEIPVTFSSALCMLVFYGCLTTGAGCFFLFITQCILVIRGQTLHEFLKNRHGFRQKWSKNIVNVFGSFLFIFASFLFPLPLKSNEEKSPWGLPNFYKYV; the protein is encoded by the exons ATggatcaaaaatttttatttgctctGACAAAACCCGGCAAAAATGGTGGCAAGTTTCTTCACTTTACAGCAGTTGGATATTATTTTCTTCTAACGTTTGGTGTACTGTTCACTTGCATTCACATTGTGTATCCTGCAATTACGAAAAATcaagatgaaaaattttggAATATTGTCTACCTTAGTTACATCTTCTTTAACATGATGGGAAACTATTTCATGGGGTTGTTCTTTCAGAGTGATTTGAAAACTG GTATTGCCCTTGCTGATCCGCCAAAATCTTGGATATATTGCAAAGAGTGTAAGCAACATTCCCCACCAAGATCTCATCACTGCTCTATTTGTAATGCTTGCATACTAAAGCATGACcatcattgcttttttctctGTCAATGTGTGGGATTGAAAAATCAAAGATATTTCATCATATACAA cTTTTATGTAGCAATAGGTTCAGTATTTGCTGCAAGATGGTTATTGCTATACCTCGCTGAATATTACATTCCTCTGCAATGGACTTTGTACAGTATCTTTTCCTATTTTTTCCCTGGATTTCTTTATAATTGGTTGTTTACAGAAATCCCAGTAACATTTTCTTCTGCCCTCTGCATGTTAGTTTTCTATGGCTGCTTAACAACCGGCGCAGGATGCTTCTTCCTTTTCATCACACAATGCATCCTGGTAATAAGAGGTCAAACTCTCCATGAGTTTCTGAAGAACAGGCACGGCTTTCGACAGAAATGGagcaaaaacattgtaaatgtctTTGGCTcatttctatttatttttgcaagttttttatttcCATTACCTTTAAAATCAAATGAAGAAAAGTCACCCTGGGGTTTGccaaacttttacaaatatgTCTGA
- the LOC143461835 gene encoding large ribosomal subunit protein mL43-like, giving the protein MSGLFGSRGFTNKTRPSAFLRSILQNGVGRPVKQLKRITLKFCETSQHSLYARKFVEEHLIDFASRHPSVVIYALPETEAFPQVCAEYLNGREEICELNKRDCDDILKILETFADRSGVEIVRIRKDFHTEIPSLQGEWHPFLNFRSYNIVNKLDWTPKLTNAWDPVGKPWEKCYRKHELHKLENRPVLTYEEKAEKPLGKWGPKLKPRY; this is encoded by the coding sequence ATGTCAGGATTATTTGGATCCCGAGGCTTTACTAACAAGACTAGACCAAGTGCTTTCTTGAGAAGCATTCTGCAGAATGGTGTTGGCAGACCTGTGAAACAACTCAAACGTATCACCTTGAAGTTTTGCGAAACTTCACAACATAGCTTATATGcaagaaaatttgttgaagAGCATTTGATTGACTTTGCATCTAGGCACCCCAGTGTTGTGATATATGCATTGCCTGAAACTGAAGCATTTCCACAAGTATGCGCCGAATATTTAAATGGACGCGAAGAAATTTGTGAATTGAACAAGAGAGATTGTGATGATATTTTGAAGATATTAGAGACCTTTGCTGATCGTTCTGGTGTTGAAATAGTTCGAATTCGTAAAGATTTTCACACAGAAATTCCTTCATTACAAGGAGAATGGCATCCATTCTTAAATTTTCGAAGCTATAATATTGTTAATAAATTGGACTGGACGCCAAAGCTTACAAATGCATGGGACCCTGTTGGAAAGCCATGGGAAAAATGCTACAGAAAACATGAACTACACAAACTGGAAAATAGACCTGTGCTTACGTATGAAGAGAAAGCAGAAAAACCTCTTGGAAAGTGGGGGCCAAAGTTGAAACCCAGATATTGA